A region from the Buteo buteo chromosome 19, bButBut1.hap1.1, whole genome shotgun sequence genome encodes:
- the LOC142042211 gene encoding lactosylceramide 4-alpha-galactosyltransferase-like isoform X2 — MPNCLLKLTRVVLSHKLRALFILTFKFMSFASIILYWRIAEHPKGRGQLYSLPAEIRCAHSVPSPPHPAVGGPPASPGDVFFVETSDQTNPSYLFMCSVESAARTHPETRVVVLMKGLASGNASLPSHWGFSLLSCFPNVEVRPLDLTELFSGTPLANWYLQAQQRWEPYFLPVLSDACRIAIMWKFGGIYLDTDFIVLKNLKNLTNVLGTQSKYVLNGAFLSFKPKHKFMELCMQDFVDNYNSWIWGHQGPQLLTRVFKKWCSIRSLRSSTSCKGVRALPREAFYPIRWQDWKKYFEVVNSSELHQLFNNTYAVHVWNKKSQGTRLEVTSQALLAQLHSHFCPATYDIMKKDSERQ, encoded by the coding sequence ATGCCCAACTGCCTGCTAAAACTGACCAGGGTGGTGCTGAGCCACAAGCTCAGGGCTCTGTTTATCCTCACCTTTAAGTTCATGTCCTTTGCCTCCATCATATTATACTGGAGAATCGCGGAGCACCCTAAGGGCAGAGGCCAGCTCTACAGCTTGCCTGCTGAAATCCGCTGTGCTCACTCTgtgccttctcctccccatcccgcTGTCGGTGGGCCCCCTGCTTCCCCAGGGGACGTGTTTTTTGTGGAGACCTCGGATCAAACTAACCCCAGTTACCTGTTCATGTGCTCCGTGGAGTCAGCGGCCCGGACGCACCCTGAGACAAGGGTCGTGGTGCTCATGAAAGGTTTGGCAAGTGGTAACGCCTCATTACCCAGCCACTGGGGCTTCTCGTTGCTGAGCTGCTTCCCCAACGTGGAAGTCCGGCCCCTGGACTTGACAGAGCTTTTCTCTGGCACACCTCTGGCAAACTGGTACTTGCAGGCTCAGCAGCGCTGGGAGCCTTATTTCTTACCCGTCCTGTCTGACGCCTGCAGAATTGCCATCATGTGGAAATTTGGTGGCATCTACCTGGACACAGACTTCATTGTGCTTAAGAACTTAAAGAACCTCACCAATGTGCTTGGTACCCAGTCCAAGTACGTTCTGAACGGAGCCTTTTTGTCCTTTAAGCCCAAACACAAGTTCATGGAGCTTTGCATGCAGGACTTTGTGGATAACTACAACAGCTGGATCTGGGGGCACCAGGGCCCACAGCTCCTAACACGTGTCTTCAAGAAGTGGTGCTCCATCAGGAGTCTTCGGAGCAGTACGAGCTGCAAAGGAGTGCGTGCTCTGCCCCGTGAGGCTTTTTATCCCATTCGGTGGCAGGACTGGAAGAAATACTTTGAAGTGGTCAACTCTTCGGAGCTTCACCAACTCTTTAATAACACCTATGCAGTGCATGTATGGAACAAGAAGA